Below is a genomic region from Botrytis cinerea B05.10 chromosome 2, complete sequence.
TTTAGAGGCTTTACCACTCCTTTCTGCCTCCTGTAACCAATCAATTCGTGACTGGATGAGATAAGCAGTTCGTTGAAAGTCGGCATGATATTCTTCGGTATCGCCAAAGTAGACTTGGCAGTTTGCGTGCTCGACTCGAGTCTTATCAGTGCCAGTTGAAAAAATAAGATCGGCACGACCATTTGCCGCATTGATAGTAGCAGTAAGGGTGATTACTTGAGATTTTCCATCAGGGTCAGCTATCAACGATTTGGGTACCTTCATTCTTCCAACATCCACGCCTAGATTCTTGACATCAGGTCGGAGAAGCTTATAGCCGTACTCGCATAAAGTCATGGACATATCTGCGAACAGAGACTAGGAAACTGTTAGCTTGGAACAAGGTTTTCACATCGAATTACTAACCGATGGGCATAACATGGCGCCGTTAACGAGATGGCCAGTAACAACCCCACGAAGATCAGCACGTGCTAGATCAGACTGGGCAGTAACAACGGCAACGTCTCCATCAATATGCTCACTTACGACGGTATGAATGGTAGAGGTTGAAAGCTTAGGCTTGGGAGGCTCAAGCTGAAGAGAAGTTTTGTTTGGCAATTGTCCTTTTGTTAAGCACCAATCTCCCGCGTACTGAATCCAATAATTCTTGTCGTCGAACGCATAGGTGGGTAAATCGAGAAGATGAACAGAATCATTAAAATCTCGATGATattcattccaatcaatttcaaGACCAGCAGTGTGCAAGACACTGAGGCTGTTGCTGAGGGTTTTGTATGCACTTTCATTTCTGCGAAGAGACGGAGCGGCAATTGTGGAAGTACCGACCGTTGCCTTAATGAGTCCCAGGCATACTGGATGTGGTCCTACCTCAATCCATACAGTTTTCTCGTCTATGACGCCTGAGCTTTGCGCAGAAACAAGGCCATCTAAGAAATTGACAGGCTGTCTAGCATGGTTGCGAAGATATGCagcatcaatatcctcaGATTCGTTAAGGCATCTACCAAACAAGGACGATATGAGAGGAATTTTCTCTCTGCCGAAGTGTACAGATGTAGCCAACTTTTCAAATTGATCCAAGATTGGCTCCACTTGCGCAGAGTGAAAGGCGAAGGGAACTTTAAGTTGCGTGCATTTGAAACCAGAGTTGCAAAGTTTATCAGAAACACTCGAAACTTCAGCAGCCTCGCCGCTAAGAACTGTTTCTCGAGTACTGTTGATGCAAGCTATATTCACTGATGTTCCAGTCTCATTCAATGCTTCGGTCACTGCCAATCTCGATCCTTGGACTGCAAGCATTGCATGAGTTCCAGCAGTGCATCTTTCAACCAAGAGCTGGGCTCGGCGTCCAACCAAATAAATGGTGTCACTAGCAGACAATATTCCGGCAACGTTGAGTGCGGCGTATTCACCAAGACTGTGGCCAATTACAACAGAGGGCTTAACACCCCAAGACTCCCAGAGTTTAGCCATGGTCATTTCCAAGCACACAATTGAAAGTTGCACCACCACAGGCGACAGTCCTTGAGCATCAGTCACACTGCCATCAATCAAGGAGATGAATGATGGGAAACCGAGAATCGTAGCAAGATTATCGAATTCCATGATAGTTTCCTTGAACAGGCATGAATTCTCGAACAACTCACGACCCATAGCAGCATATTGAGATCCCTGACCCGTGAATAAGAATGCAACTTTCGGTGGCTCTGGAAGGACTGGAATGAATTGTTCGTGtaatttggatttgagcGCTGGTGAGACTTCGGATACTTCGCTTGCAGTTACTGTCATTCTCCATTTATGCTGTATTCGACGTGCAGTAGTCGTATATGCCAAATCCGCCAGGTTTATGTCTCGGTTTCGTTCGAGATACGATATCAAACGCTCTGCATTGTTAAGCATGGCAGATTTAGACTTAGCAGTAATCGCGATGACATGTGTAGAGCGAGGGTCGGCTTTTCTAAAAGGAAGGTCGGGTGCATCTTCAAGCAATAATCCTGTGTTTCCACCAGCAGCACTGAAATTGTTGACAAAGATGCGTCGTGGAGCTCCGGACTTCTTCCTGGGAAGTGGTGTGTTCTTGAAGGCTATGTGTACATTGCGTTCCGCAAGATCCTTGGGGAATCCTTGATTGATCGTCTTCTTAATTCCCACGTGGGGTGGTATGGCGTTCTTCTGCAGCATCATTAAGCATTTTATGAGAGCGGTGACGCCAGATGCGGCTTCACCGTGTCCGACATTCGCTTTGACAGCCCCAAGATACAGCGGTTGATCCGGTCTTCTCTTTCGGTCTGCCGGAGCGAAAACGTTGGTAACAGATTTCATCTCCGTTCCGTCACCAGCTTGAGTCCCAGTACCATGCATTTCCACGTAGTCAATATCATTAGGATCAACACCCGCATTATTTAAAATACGCTTGTAGAGAATCTCTTGCGTTCCTCCGTGAGGGTGGGTGATAGAAACAGCGTCTGCAGAATGGTTGGTAGCACTTCCAAGGATAACAGCCAAAACATTATCCTTGCTATTAAAGAAAGCAAACAAATCAGTTTAAAATCATGGAAAAAACGCTTCAGGGATTGAGACTTACTCAGCTAGTGCATAATCTAACCTCTTAATAATAACTGTACCAATTCCGTCTGCTCTACAATACCCATCCGCATCATGGTCAAAAGTAGCGCATGGTCCATTTTTTGACAAAAATTGACCTCTACTAAGTCCCGAAAAGATATCTGGGTTTGTCATACACGAGAGACCACCAACAACGGCTGTGTCACAATCTCCAGCCCATAAAGATGTACAGGCGAGTTGGAGTGCAGCGGCACTAGAGGAACAAGCTGTATCGATATTGAAAGATGGTCCTGAAAATCCAAAATGATAGTTGATTCGCCCAGGTCCGAAGGCTCTTACGCCTCCCGTAATGAAATACGTATCCACATCTTGCGCCGCATTTATTTCACGCCAGTCGTCACTCGTCTGCCCGTAAAATGTGCCAATTCTATCAAGCTTTGTTGAATGCGTTCTATTTGGAACATAACCAGCCATTTCCAGCGCTTCGTATGCGGTTGCCAGACCAAGACGTTGCATAGGACATGTTTGATATGCCTCTCGAGGGGACATGTTGAAGAATCTAGGATCGAATAGTCCTGGGTTCTCAATCCAGCACCCGTAAGGAGTATGACTAGTATTTCTAATCTTGCTTGTAGGATCGAAATGTGTAGCAACATCGAATCTGTCTTTCGGTACCTCTCGATGAACATCTAAGCCATTTTCTAGCAACTCCCATAATTTTTCGTGGCTTGCAGCATCTGGAAATCTTCCAGCCATTCCAACAATGGCAAGCTTGCATTTTCCTGGAGAAACTTCCATCGAGGTTTTTTGCTTAGCTGCCTGTTGATTCCCGGATTGGGGCGATCGCAGAGTTATGTCAAGCTCCGTCTGAGATTCTAGAACTGCTGCTAAGACTTTGGCCGCACTAGTTGGACCTACTCAGAATTAGCAAGTTGATAAAGCTTCTCTGGGGAGAAATTCTTACCAAATGGAATAATCAGGCACTCTCGGCCTTGgaaatcttttcctttctgcACGCAACcttgaagaattttgttgAATATAATTGGCTCTGTCAACATCTCTAGTAGAATTGCTTGGAGTAGCAATTCTGGCTCTTGCTCGGTATACCAGGTTCCGGTCGTACAAGAAATCACAGGAAATCTAGTCTTGAGATTCCCAAGCACGTCTCGGACTTTTTTGTCTTTCAAATGTAAAATCTGCTCCACATTCAAACTCGAACGGAGATGGGCAGCATGATAGGGGCCGTATACAGGGATAGACACTGGCTTCGCTTGGAAAGCCTCGGATGCAAAAAGTGATTTCAAAGTGGAAGGGGGCCCACTTATTGCGATACTTTTTGAGGTTGTTGCACTGATATAAGCTTGATTTAATATAGGTGTTTCCTTTGTAGAGTTAGCAATAACTGGCAAAATGAGAAAATTACAACGCACATTTTCTTTGTGAAAGTCACCGAGTATCGAGTTTACTTCGTTCTCCTGGGCAGCGGGAACGACATAAGTCCAGCTTTCTGGTAACTCTGGTCGGCTATCGAGTCTGTTGGCGAGGGCTGCGACGTATGCACCCGTTCGAAATGACATCAACATCACTTGAACAGCGATGGGTATTAATTGGGaaattgatggagaagaagcgaTTGCAGCGGCGGCAAACAGTCCGGTACACAAGCCAACAAGGCAGGTTTCACTCGGAATAGTCGAATCTCCATGTTCTTTCTCGTGGCGACTGATTAGATGTATTAGTGATAAAAATTGGCTTTATAGAGGGTGTGTACTTACTCAATGTATTGCGACAACTGGGCAATGCACAAAAGGGCACTGTCTACAGCAGGATTTTTGATAGTTCCTGCGtgatataatttatttagtTCGAGTATCGTGGAGAACTCTGGTATCGTATTTCGCTGGAGGCTTGGTAATCTATCGATCTCTTCCCTGAGGGCAGAGCCAGCCTGCTCGAGGAAAGATCTCGAAAGCATACTCGGTCTCCCATGTTGACAAAAGTCGGCCAAGAAAGTATGCGTGTCCAATGACTGGTCGCCAAAGATCAGGAAAGACATTTTGTCTCCCATATTCAGTATGATACAAGAAACTAAGTTGGTAGAGAAAATCTGAGAAGAACCAGCTGGTATTTCATCAACTCTATATGCACAACTTGCAGAATGGCCTGTATATATTGAACCTTCAAAAAGAAAGCTCAGCTCATCTCATctgatttgaaatcaatttacGGAGTAACCTCTACCTTCAACCATGTCATGATGGCAAAACACTGTGGATCATTATCAGCTCATTGACTTCTGATGTCTATGTCCGgtcatcaatctcaaaataatatGACAAACAAGGGTCGAAAAGCTTGTTTGAATGATGGAGGGTGCGGGCCGACTAAAAAAGTAGACTCTTTTGGAGATCTAACATTGACA
It encodes:
- the Bcpks12 gene encoding Bcpks12, translating into MGDKMSFLIFGDQSLDTHTFLADFCQHGRPSMLSRSFLEQAGSALREEIDRLPSLQRNTIPEFSTILELNKLYHAGTIKNPAVDSALLCIAQLSQYIDRHEKEHGDSTIPSETCLVGLCTGLFAAAAIASSPSISQLIPIAVQVMLMSFRTGAYVAALANRLDSRPELPESWTYVVPAAQENEVNSILGDFHKENETPILNQAYISATTSKSIAISGPPSTLKSLFASEAFQAKPVSIPVYGPYHAAHLRSSLNVEQILHLKDKKVRDVLGNLKTRFPVISCTTGTWYTEQEPELLLQAILLEMLTEPIIFNKILQGCVQKGKDFQGRECLIIPFGPTSAAKVLAAVLESQTELDITLRSPQSGNQQAAKQKTSMEVSPGKCKLAIVGMAGRFPDAASHEKLWELLENGLDVHREVPKDRFDVATHFDPTSKIRNTSHTPYGCWIENPGLFDPRFFNMSPREAYQTCPMQRLGLATAYEALEMAGYVPNRTHSTKLDRIGTFYGQTSDDWREINAAQDVDTYFITGGVRAFGPGRINYHFGFSGPSFNIDTACSSSAAALQLACTSLWAGDCDTAVVGGLSCMTNPDIFSGLSRGQFLSKNGPCATFDHDADGYCRADGIGTVIIKRLDYALADKDNVLAVILGSATNHSADAVSITHPHGGTQEILYKRILNNAGVDPNDIDYVEMHGTGTQAGDGTEMKSVTNVFAPADRKRRPDQPLYLGAVKANVGHGEAASGVTALIKCLMMLQKNAIPPHVGIKKTINQGFPKDLAERNVHIAFKNTPLPRKKSGAPRRIFVNNFSAAGGNTGLLLEDAPDLPFRKADPRSTHVIAITAKSKSAMLNNAERLISYLERNRDINLADLAYTTTARRIQHKWRMTVTASEVSEVSPALKSKLHEQFIPVLPEPPKVAFLFTGQGSQYAAMGRELFENSCLFKETIMEFDNLATILGFPSFISLIDGSVTDAQGLSPVVVQLSIVCLEMTMAKLWESWGVKPSVVIGHSLGEYAALNVAGILSASDTIYLVGRRAQLLVERCTAGTHAMLAVQGSRLAVTEALNETGTSVNIACINSTRETVLSGEAAEVSSVSDKLCNSGFKCTQLKVPFAFHSAQVEPILDQFEKLATSVHFGREKIPLISSLFGRCLNESEDIDAAYLRNHARQPVNFLDGLVSAQSSGVIDEKTVWIEVGPHPVCLGLIKATVGTSTIAAPSLRRNESAYKTLSNSLSVLHTAGLEIDWNEYHRDFNDSVHLLDLPTYAFDDKNYWIQYAGDWCLTKGQLPNKTSLQLEPPKPKLSTSTIHTVVSEHIDGDVAVVTAQSDLARADLRGVVTGHLVNGAMLCPSSLFADMSMTLCEYGYKLLRPDVKNLGVDVGRMKVPKSLIADPDGKSQVITLTATINAANGRADLIFSTGTDKTRVEHANCQVYFGDTEEYHADFQRTAYLIQSRIDWLQEAERSGKASKINRGLAYKLFAALVDYDQKYQGMEEVILDSMKMEATSRVVFQTTEKDGTFRCSPYWIDSVAHISGFIVNGSDAVDSREKVYISHGWDSLKFSEPLSADKTYRSYVRMQQRKDKTMAGDVYVFDGDTIIGMVGGLAFQAIPRKVLNMFLPPVGVATAVSTKPSHALREPQASKASNSKTVKKAQVTKANLSKVNEKLMSITSQVMDILAAEVGVKHDELVDNVAFTDLGADSLMALTVCGRLREEMDIDINSNEFINHPTIGAFKSFLSQFEGKPSVAYSEDPSSPVTTPSPGESVHDPQDDSEFTDPSDDDISTIGAIDSLGDVIRVTIAEEMSVDVLEVASCPDLASLGMDSLMALTVLGRLREKTGLSLPPDLFQVNQTIRDIEKALKVEAPSKPKPKPKSKAPSDQPRLSKPTASIAKPSMQSIPQRIANSILLQGNLRKASKYLWMVPDGGGSATSYIEIPALSSDVAVFGLNSPYMKTPEEFTCGVVGMATHYIKEMKRRQPTGPYTLSGWSAGGVIAYEIVSQLTKNDEVVDKLILLDSPCPDIIEPLPSSLHRWFAEIGLLGDGDPSKIPEWLLPHFAASVQALSTYMPEAIDPKKVPQVMAIWCEDGVCNLPTDPRPDPFPYGHAQFLLDNRTDFGPNIWDKYLGNENFVTRHMPGNHFSMMHTPHIKLLGDFMREALTM